From Pseudovibrio sp. Tun.PSC04-5.I4, a single genomic window includes:
- a CDS encoding ABC transporter ATP-binding protein → MASIAFQNVTKSFGKFNAVSNASFEIGDGEFICLLGPSGCGKTTSLRMIAGLETPTAGRIYIGDRDVTALHPRDRKISMVFQDYALYPHMNISQNIAYPLKVRGENEATRGERAQEVADVLKIGHLLERLPAQISGGQQQRTSLARALVNPSQVYLFDEPLSNLDAKLRLEARGFLHHLQNSMGMTSVYVTHDQAEAMALATRVAVMDQGQIVQFATPMEIYRKPATTFVANFVGNPPMNLLPIEAMVEDGTLKMKAEGLDVVALPMQASFAEAVSINKSITLGVRPEHLLATQAGENTVRGKLFANENMGAEKLVTIERPDAARFTARIFTDDDIILSEDVALGFSSKHITLFGADGNRLALDNE, encoded by the coding sequence ATGGCTTCTATCGCATTCCAAAACGTCACCAAATCTTTCGGCAAATTTAATGCAGTCTCCAATGCCAGCTTTGAAATTGGCGACGGTGAGTTCATCTGTCTTCTCGGCCCATCCGGGTGTGGTAAAACCACCAGCCTGCGTATGATTGCTGGCTTGGAGACACCAACCGCTGGTCGCATCTACATTGGTGATAGGGACGTTACAGCCCTGCATCCGCGTGACCGTAAGATCTCCATGGTGTTTCAAGATTATGCGCTCTACCCGCATATGAACATCAGCCAGAACATCGCCTATCCGCTGAAAGTCCGCGGTGAAAATGAGGCAACACGCGGGGAGCGTGCGCAAGAAGTTGCCGACGTTTTGAAGATCGGTCATCTGTTGGAACGTCTACCGGCCCAGATTTCCGGCGGTCAGCAGCAGCGGACCTCTCTGGCCCGTGCATTGGTAAACCCAAGTCAGGTCTATCTGTTTGATGAACCGCTTTCCAACCTCGACGCCAAGCTGCGTTTAGAAGCACGCGGTTTCCTGCATCACCTGCAAAACAGCATGGGTATGACCTCCGTTTATGTTACGCACGATCAGGCTGAAGCCATGGCGCTGGCCACCCGTGTTGCGGTCATGGATCAGGGGCAAATCGTTCAGTTTGCAACCCCAATGGAAATCTACCGCAAACCAGCAACCACCTTTGTGGCAAATTTCGTTGGCAACCCACCTATGAACCTGCTGCCTATCGAAGCAATGGTGGAAGATGGCACACTGAAGATGAAAGCCGAAGGGTTGGATGTGGTTGCTCTGCCAATGCAGGCATCGTTTGCAGAGGCTGTCTCAATCAACAAATCCATTACCCTTGGTGTTCGTCCCGAGCATTTGCTTGCCACTCAGGCCGGCGAGAACACCGTTCGCGGTAAGCTGTTTGCCAACGAGAACATGGGCGCAGAAAAGCTTGTGACCATTGAGCGCCCGGACGCAGCCCGGTTCACCGCTCGTATCTTCACCGATGACGATATTATCCTTTCTGAAGACGTGGCCCTTGGCTTCTCCAGCAAACACATCACTTTGTTTGGTGCAGATGGGAACCGATTGGCGCTGGACAATGAGTGA
- a CDS encoding sugar phosphate isomerase/epimerase, with protein sequence MLIGNAPCSWGVCYPTGNIYSPEQYLDQLASAGYKGTELGPLGYMPTDVDRLKNMLVPHNLTLIGATHVHTFSQAETNVQFHKDMRAQGEVLSALGARHLVVMDESNVYPADQLGVLSHDAVQQMYKDLSKAHTMLANEFGIALSFHPHIGTCIELEAQIDALLSETPLNLCLDTGHYAFWGQDPLTYMRRNWDRIDYMHLKNVDASVRTRVLRGDLSVQDALGAGVMCPLQEGVVDIAQIMEFLRANEFQGPVVVEQDIAENAIETPLELACRNFSYIAGMAEA encoded by the coding sequence ATGTTAATTGGGAATGCACCGTGTTCATGGGGTGTTTGTTACCCCACTGGAAACATTTACTCACCGGAACAATATCTGGATCAGCTCGCATCTGCCGGGTACAAGGGCACCGAGCTTGGCCCGCTCGGGTATATGCCAACAGATGTTGACCGCCTCAAGAACATGCTCGTGCCTCATAACCTCACGCTTATCGGGGCAACGCACGTTCACACCTTCTCGCAGGCAGAGACAAACGTCCAGTTTCACAAAGACATGCGCGCACAAGGAGAGGTATTATCCGCTCTTGGTGCCAGGCATCTGGTGGTTATGGACGAAAGCAATGTTTATCCAGCTGACCAGTTGGGCGTCCTATCTCACGATGCAGTGCAGCAGATGTACAAAGACCTTTCAAAAGCTCACACAATGCTGGCAAATGAGTTTGGTATAGCATTGAGCTTCCACCCGCATATTGGCACCTGCATAGAGCTTGAAGCGCAGATTGACGCGCTCTTGTCTGAGACCCCTTTGAACCTGTGCCTCGATACCGGTCATTATGCATTTTGGGGGCAAGATCCACTCACCTATATGAGGCGCAACTGGGATCGCATCGATTACATGCATCTCAAAAATGTCGATGCATCCGTCCGAACGCGTGTTCTCAGAGGAGACCTCTCAGTGCAAGACGCCTTGGGAGCAGGGGTCATGTGCCCGCTTCAAGAGGGTGTTGTCGACATTGCGCAAATTATGGAGTTTCTCCGGGCTAATGAATTTCAGGGGCCTGTTGTTGTTGAACAGGATATTGCCGAAAATGCAATTGAAACACCGTTGGAACTGGCCTGTCGAAACTTCTCTTACATCGCTGGAATGGCAGAAGCCTAA
- a CDS encoding carbohydrate ABC transporter permease: MTLSFQQILSRISFSVLAALIGISFALPLIWFLFAPFNARAELGLEIPSPFTLKNFYTVFDNAFAMRGLLNSFIQSIGGVILVGFAATLAAYALSRSDIPGKKSITYLLLLFSSVVSGSAAMVPIFLIVSKLGLIDTHVAVILVFAGGLLPTAMFILRDFIDGIPKSYEESAMVAGASSMQAFRDVALPVIRPGIVVVVVWAFVNIWGSFLIPFILLRSDELMPVSVAIYSFYSEAGTPIVTLLAAYALIYSFPVISLYLFVNWKFGFRFFGGIKA; this comes from the coding sequence ATGACCCTCTCTTTCCAACAAATTCTGTCCCGCATTAGTTTTTCCGTTCTCGCAGCGCTGATCGGCATTTCATTTGCTCTGCCGCTCATCTGGTTCCTGTTTGCTCCGTTCAACGCGCGTGCTGAACTCGGACTGGAGATCCCAAGCCCCTTTACGCTGAAGAACTTCTACACCGTGTTCGATAACGCCTTTGCCATGCGCGGATTGCTAAACTCGTTCATTCAAAGCATTGGTGGTGTGATCCTTGTCGGCTTTGCCGCAACTCTTGCAGCCTACGCCCTTTCACGCTCCGATATTCCGGGCAAGAAGAGCATCACCTATCTCTTGCTGCTGTTCTCTTCTGTTGTGTCCGGCAGTGCCGCGATGGTTCCGATCTTCCTGATCGTCTCCAAACTTGGCCTCATCGACACACATGTTGCGGTGATTCTCGTGTTTGCTGGTGGCCTTCTGCCCACGGCGATGTTCATCCTGCGTGACTTTATCGACGGTATTCCCAAATCCTATGAGGAAAGCGCCATGGTCGCCGGAGCATCCTCCATGCAGGCGTTCCGTGATGTGGCCTTGCCTGTCATCCGTCCAGGTATCGTCGTTGTGGTGGTTTGGGCCTTCGTGAACATCTGGGGCAGCTTCCTGATCCCGTTTATTCTGCTGCGCTCCGACGAGTTGATGCCTGTATCCGTCGCTATTTACTCGTTCTACTCTGAGGCAGGAACACCGATTGTTACACTGCTTGCAGCTTACGCGCTAATCTACTCGTTCCCTGTCATCTCTCTCTATCTGTTCGTAAACTGGAAGTTTGGTTTCCGGTTCTTCGGCGGCATTAAAGCATAA
- a CDS encoding extracellular solute-binding protein, producing MNKLRSYALGLVAATALAGPAMATEITITCRCVEGGVNSTAAVWLKTSVIPEFENRMKATGKDVTVNFKEFAGKDEQLTQQLALDFSTGAGADISSFDGFLIPNFVDAGLLKPLDEVAGEEVNQWEGWSHISEGSKQLMSYGGKAYGVALGTDSRMIFVRKDIFAKAGIDADAWQPTSWKDVLDAARAIKKVMPKSAPIQLNAGVSMGEATTMQGYWMAILGTGEGMLDENGKWIVSSQGILDTLNLYKTIYVDEKLGDKRAQLLGDGRNRTFANFRDGKTAMLVEGDWFYRSVTKPGAEFEVKDRDVNMTWKKMPAQAPGKGFRGQDFVTMSGGTGFVINPNSKAPKESWALLSYMNSKEQLDAFQAINPRVRIRDDVWIPNSDFLTETSQTLLPLTTARPNNAYYNKVSVAVQRMTEAVVSGEQTADEAMAQYKADVTAIVGEENTVSK from the coding sequence ATGAATAAATTGCGTAGTTATGCATTAGGCCTTGTAGCCGCCACAGCACTTGCTGGGCCTGCGATGGCAACAGAAATCACCATCACCTGCCGCTGTGTGGAAGGCGGCGTCAACAGCACGGCTGCTGTCTGGTTGAAGACCAGTGTGATTCCTGAATTTGAAAACAGAATGAAGGCAACAGGCAAGGATGTTACTGTTAACTTCAAGGAATTCGCAGGTAAGGATGAGCAGCTGACACAGCAGCTCGCATTGGATTTTTCAACTGGCGCTGGCGCAGACATATCGTCTTTCGACGGCTTCCTCATCCCAAACTTCGTAGATGCAGGTCTGCTGAAGCCATTGGATGAAGTTGCCGGCGAAGAAGTGAATCAGTGGGAAGGCTGGTCTCACATTTCTGAAGGCTCCAAACAGCTGATGTCCTACGGCGGCAAGGCCTATGGTGTTGCTCTTGGTACAGACAGCCGCATGATCTTTGTGCGCAAAGACATCTTCGCAAAGGCTGGTATCGATGCTGATGCTTGGCAGCCAACATCCTGGAAAGACGTTCTGGATGCTGCGCGCGCCATCAAAAAAGTAATGCCAAAGTCTGCTCCAATACAGCTGAATGCTGGTGTTTCCATGGGCGAAGCAACCACCATGCAGGGCTACTGGATGGCAATTTTGGGCACCGGCGAAGGTATGCTGGACGAAAATGGCAAGTGGATCGTGTCCTCACAAGGGATTCTTGATACGCTGAACCTTTACAAAACCATCTATGTTGATGAGAAGCTCGGCGACAAACGTGCGCAGCTGCTCGGCGATGGCCGGAACCGTACCTTCGCAAACTTCCGCGATGGTAAAACAGCTATGCTGGTGGAAGGGGATTGGTTCTACCGCTCTGTGACCAAGCCTGGCGCCGAGTTCGAAGTTAAAGACCGTGACGTAAACATGACCTGGAAAAAGATGCCAGCGCAGGCACCAGGCAAAGGCTTCCGCGGTCAGGATTTTGTGACCATGTCTGGCGGGACTGGTTTCGTGATCAATCCAAACTCCAAAGCACCAAAAGAATCATGGGCACTGTTGTCCTACATGAACTCCAAGGAGCAGCTGGATGCGTTCCAGGCAATCAACCCACGCGTTCGTATTCGTGATGATGTCTGGATCCCGAACTCTGACTTCCTGACAGAAACATCCCAGACGCTTCTGCCACTGACCACAGCACGTCCAAACAACGCATATTACAACAAAGTGTCCGTTGCTGTTCAGCGCATGACTGAAGCCGTTGTTTCCGGCGAACAGACAGCTGATGAAGCTATGGCTCAATACAAAGCCGATGTCACCGCGATCGTTGGTGAAGAAAATACCGTAAGCAAATAA
- a CDS encoding LacI family DNA-binding transcriptional regulator: protein MSDGLNMKEIKRPERATADTVAKMAGVSRVAVSRAFNPHASLKKEKRDLILKISKDVGYTPDMAARALVTRRSHLVGVIVPDVCSPWESQEIDALTTALQTEGFATLLFKTRTDQSMDERLLTYMKGFNLDSIIAFAENIGPETLANALDRAVPIYVTYPQNGVSPIASGSTAVFDRLDVNQQTGIGQAVALMQAYGCTKFAYLGGAKTSLANIERERALRQILKDRGLPDPVIIAGDFTYETALTSTLDLFKMGEGVDGIFSANDVGAFGVIDALRFKLGLRIPEDVKVVGFDDIAQAGWLSYNLTTVKIDLDDRVRALVRLILRRLKNPTAPAMVETLETRLIVRGTVGS from the coding sequence GTGTCTGACGGATTGAACATGAAAGAGATAAAACGTCCGGAACGCGCGACGGCGGATACGGTTGCAAAGATGGCAGGCGTTTCTCGTGTTGCGGTCTCCCGAGCCTTTAATCCGCACGCCTCTTTGAAGAAAGAAAAGCGTGACCTAATTCTCAAAATTTCGAAAGATGTTGGTTATACACCGGACATGGCCGCACGGGCTCTTGTAACCCGTCGCTCTCATCTCGTTGGAGTGATCGTGCCGGATGTATGCAGCCCATGGGAATCGCAGGAAATTGACGCCTTGACCACGGCGCTGCAAACTGAAGGATTTGCAACCCTCCTTTTCAAAACCCGTACAGACCAAAGCATGGACGAACGATTACTCACCTATATGAAGGGGTTTAATCTCGACAGTATCATTGCCTTTGCGGAAAACATCGGGCCTGAAACGCTCGCGAATGCTCTGGACCGGGCAGTTCCAATTTATGTGACTTACCCGCAAAATGGGGTTTCCCCTATTGCGTCAGGGTCAACAGCGGTTTTTGACCGTCTGGATGTGAACCAACAGACAGGGATTGGACAAGCAGTCGCTCTGATGCAAGCTTACGGGTGCACCAAATTCGCTTACCTTGGCGGAGCGAAAACATCCTTGGCGAATATAGAGCGTGAACGAGCTCTTCGCCAAATTCTTAAAGATCGCGGCCTACCTGACCCTGTCATTATTGCGGGCGACTTTACCTATGAGACTGCCCTTACCTCGACGCTGGACCTCTTCAAAATGGGAGAAGGCGTAGACGGTATTTTCTCCGCCAATGACGTAGGCGCTTTTGGTGTGATTGATGCCTTGCGCTTCAAATTGGGCCTGCGTATCCCTGAAGATGTCAAAGTTGTCGGCTTTGATGATATCGCACAGGCTGGATGGCTTAGCTACAACCTGACCACCGTAAAAATTGACCTGGACGACCGCGTTCGTGCATTGGTGCGGCTCATTTTGCGCCGCCTGAAAAACCCAACTGCCCCCGCAATGGTAGAAACGCTAGAAACGCGGCTCATTGTGCGTGGCACAGTTGGCTCATAA
- a CDS encoding sugar ABC transporter permease, with protein MKNFSLLSARAGALFFSPAAALVGAFVIVPFFWVIFVSFTNRTLLGKTALNPEFVGFDNYVSLFNMSTFFTRGQFGFSLILTIQFVLLSALVGQALLGMILAWLLQSTPKYVKIFSESAVIVAWILPEVVIGFAWFAFLDYDNGTLNMLLTSIGLEPGDWLLDNPFWVIVFFNTWRGAAFSMMLFNSAFSSIPPSYFQAADVAGATSFQKFRDIALPLIKGHVVTDLILITMWTFNVFTPFLLTNGGPSYRTELLSIYTYRVAFKDFEFGKGAAVGVVIMLINLAFALIYLRIAKQKNQEVAE; from the coding sequence TTGAAGAACTTCTCATTGTTGTCTGCGCGTGCGGGAGCGCTGTTTTTCTCCCCTGCGGCAGCTCTTGTCGGCGCATTTGTGATCGTCCCATTCTTCTGGGTGATCTTCGTCTCCTTCACCAACAGAACCTTGCTTGGAAAAACAGCTCTCAACCCTGAGTTTGTCGGGTTTGATAACTACGTCTCCTTGTTCAACATGAGCACGTTCTTCACACGGGGCCAGTTTGGTTTCTCGCTCATTCTCACCATCCAATTCGTGTTGCTCTCCGCATTGGTGGGGCAGGCACTGCTGGGTATGATCCTGGCATGGCTGTTACAATCAACGCCGAAATACGTGAAAATCTTCTCAGAATCTGCCGTGATTGTTGCGTGGATCCTGCCGGAAGTTGTCATCGGCTTTGCATGGTTTGCGTTCCTTGATTACGACAATGGCACACTCAATATGCTGCTGACGTCGATTGGGTTGGAGCCGGGAGACTGGCTGCTGGACAATCCATTCTGGGTCATCGTGTTCTTCAACACATGGCGCGGCGCCGCATTCTCCATGATGCTGTTCAACTCAGCGTTCTCATCGATCCCGCCAAGCTATTTTCAAGCGGCTGATGTTGCTGGCGCGACATCCTTCCAAAAGTTCAGGGATATCGCTCTGCCGCTCATCAAAGGGCACGTGGTCACAGACTTGATCCTCATCACCATGTGGACCTTCAACGTCTTCACGCCATTCCTGCTGACAAACGGCGGACCGTCCTACCGCACGGAATTGCTCTCCATCTACACCTACCGCGTCGCGTTTAAAGACTTCGAATTCGGTAAGGGCGCAGCCGTGGGCGTCGTGATCATGCTCATCAATCTGGCATTTGCTCTGATTTATCTGCGCATCGCAAAACAGAAAAACCAAGAGGTAGCCGAATGA
- a CDS encoding Gfo/Idh/MocA family oxidoreductase: MTLSVGIIGLGEVAQLMHLPLLFDDQRFKVEAISDVSKELMDYIGTRYGVEKRYASASELTMDPSLDAVFILTPDHLHADLLSVAMAADKHVFIEKPVCLNKHQIPALLEQQKQCSIVVFVGYMRRYSRSFLALKERMPDLDRIRHVRIRDIICEAPYFTRQTRPVHRGNDVPADIIKEGQARTTAMLREIMGDADQDQLRAYQVLTGLSSHSFSAMRELLGMPKKVSYAEQHGGEIVLVLFDYGHFTALYEAVISDNAEFDAGIEVLTQNERYKITYDTPYIRNLPTQLSITRSTDEQTTTEIIGPSYEDPFRIELDAFYKAIVNGDFHKTTLTDAANDLNLFAEVGEMF; the protein is encoded by the coding sequence ATGACACTGTCTGTCGGAATTATCGGGCTGGGCGAAGTTGCTCAATTGATGCACTTGCCTCTGCTCTTTGATGATCAACGCTTCAAGGTCGAGGCGATCAGCGATGTTTCTAAGGAGCTGATGGACTACATCGGCACGCGTTACGGAGTTGAAAAGCGATACGCCTCTGCGTCAGAGTTGACTATGGACCCGAGCTTGGATGCAGTGTTCATTCTCACGCCCGACCACCTTCATGCAGATCTGCTTTCTGTGGCCATGGCAGCAGACAAACACGTTTTCATCGAGAAGCCCGTGTGCTTGAACAAGCACCAGATTCCGGCCCTTCTGGAACAGCAAAAACAATGTTCCATTGTGGTTTTCGTTGGGTATATGCGGCGCTATTCCCGCAGCTTCCTCGCTCTGAAGGAGCGCATGCCAGACCTCGATAGAATCCGGCATGTCCGTATCCGCGATATCATTTGCGAAGCGCCCTACTTCACGCGCCAGACCCGCCCAGTCCATCGCGGCAATGATGTTCCAGCTGATATCATCAAAGAGGGACAGGCTCGCACAACCGCCATGCTCCGCGAGATCATGGGTGATGCAGACCAGGATCAACTCCGAGCTTATCAGGTGCTCACAGGCCTTTCCTCTCACAGCTTCTCTGCCATGCGCGAACTGCTCGGCATGCCAAAGAAGGTAAGTTACGCAGAGCAGCATGGCGGCGAGATTGTTCTGGTGCTGTTCGACTACGGTCACTTCACGGCGCTGTATGAAGCAGTCATCTCGGATAATGCTGAATTTGATGCAGGCATCGAGGTGCTGACGCAAAATGAACGCTATAAAATCACCTACGACACGCCGTATATTCGCAACCTGCCAACACAGTTGAGCATCACTCGTTCGACCGATGAACAGACCACCACAGAGATCATCGGCCCCTCTTATGAAGACCCATTCCGCATCGAGCTGGACGCCTTCTACAAAGCTATAGTGAATGGAGATTTTCACAAAACAACGCTCACCGACGCAGCAAATGACTTAAACCTCTTTGCAGAAGTTGGGGAGATGTTTTGA
- a CDS encoding DUF5054 domain-containing protein, which yields MSSPTIHLVFKTHLDIGFTDHAEKVRKRYHKYFLPQALDSAEHFYFENPEEPKFRWTTGAWLIWDYLKDASPKDVQRLETGIERGLIRWHGLPFTTHSELMSPALFEAGLSYSRELDERFGVKSIAAKMTDVPGHTLGIVPLMAKAGLKFLHLGVNTASPRPDLPEIFRWRAPTGEEILVLYQNSYGATQFIPGIPDGLSFAHTEDNIGPQNIGQTVNVYRAMEREYPEHKIRAATLDEFAEILWPHRGKFPIITQEIGDSWIHGSATDPIKSSRFRSLQRVYDHFYKEELTPERLAFGRQLSMVAEHTCGVDIKTYLRDEQAWDRTDFEVARATDPRFQYAEASWNEQRAYCDTAVAELCAADQTIAKAAMEDIACPARHTGPFEKTSNLTVGGWHIQIDDATGAVTDLTSPDGKLISGLDGNLLSFSHETYDAADVKTHMDAYLTHHEEWAILDHIKPGLAKAKTAVSAVHAPVFEGSCMCGDQATLSYSMPDDVPGEASTLQLVLEATKAKLQFALRIYGKAANRMPEAGFLRFAPVGAESWELLKTGLWIDADNLPDMSGGQLQAIFAARAKIDHEICITPLDTPLVAPADLPFMPFQHKASSYSKGLRFNIYNNKWGTNFPMWWDGDFQARFELEIAV from the coding sequence ATGTCCTCTCCTACTATTCATCTGGTTTTCAAAACGCATCTAGATATCGGCTTTACCGACCATGCTGAGAAAGTTCGGAAACGCTATCACAAGTACTTTTTGCCACAAGCTCTCGACAGCGCGGAGCATTTTTACTTCGAGAACCCGGAGGAGCCAAAATTCCGATGGACGACTGGTGCGTGGCTGATTTGGGATTATCTCAAGGACGCCTCTCCAAAAGATGTACAGCGTTTGGAAACAGGGATTGAGCGTGGGCTTATCCGATGGCATGGCCTTCCGTTTACAACCCATTCCGAGTTGATGTCTCCTGCTCTGTTTGAGGCCGGTTTATCTTACTCCCGAGAGCTGGATGAGCGTTTTGGCGTTAAATCCATTGCGGCCAAAATGACGGATGTCCCAGGCCACACTCTTGGCATTGTACCATTGATGGCGAAGGCCGGATTAAAGTTCCTACATCTGGGCGTCAACACTGCATCTCCTAGGCCTGACTTGCCTGAAATCTTCCGATGGCGTGCACCAACTGGTGAGGAAATTCTGGTTCTCTACCAAAACTCCTATGGTGCAACTCAGTTCATTCCCGGCATCCCAGATGGCTTGAGTTTTGCACATACAGAAGACAACATTGGCCCGCAAAATATTGGCCAGACAGTGAATGTCTACCGGGCCATGGAACGAGAGTACCCTGAGCACAAGATCCGTGCCGCTACACTGGATGAATTTGCGGAAATCCTTTGGCCACACCGGGGGAAATTCCCAATCATCACGCAGGAAATTGGTGACAGCTGGATTCACGGCAGTGCGACGGACCCGATAAAATCATCACGTTTCCGAAGCTTACAGCGTGTTTATGATCATTTTTATAAAGAGGAGCTCACCCCTGAACGGCTTGCGTTTGGACGCCAACTTTCCATGGTGGCAGAACATACCTGCGGCGTAGATATCAAAACTTATTTGCGAGATGAACAAGCATGGGATCGCACTGATTTTGAGGTTGCCCGAGCAACTGACCCTCGTTTCCAATATGCCGAAGCTTCATGGAACGAACAGCGCGCTTATTGTGATACTGCTGTTGCTGAATTGTGCGCGGCAGATCAAACCATTGCAAAAGCCGCGATGGAAGACATTGCTTGCCCGGCGCGCCATACCGGACCATTTGAAAAGACCAGCAACCTTACTGTAGGTGGCTGGCATATTCAGATTGATGACGCTACCGGTGCCGTTACAGACCTCACGTCACCCGATGGCAAGCTAATCTCTGGCCTTGATGGCAATCTCCTCTCCTTCTCTCACGAGACCTATGATGCTGCAGATGTAAAAACGCACATGGATGCGTATCTGACCCATCATGAAGAATGGGCTATTCTGGATCACATCAAACCCGGTTTGGCCAAAGCGAAAACAGCTGTCTCTGCCGTGCATGCGCCTGTGTTTGAAGGCTCCTGCATGTGCGGGGATCAAGCGACCCTGTCTTACTCCATGCCGGATGATGTGCCGGGTGAAGCCTCCACCCTTCAACTGGTTCTAGAAGCCACCAAAGCAAAGTTACAGTTTGCTTTGCGTATCTACGGCAAAGCAGCCAATCGCATGCCTGAGGCTGGTTTCCTACGCTTTGCACCAGTGGGTGCGGAGAGCTGGGAGTTGCTCAAAACAGGTCTCTGGATTGATGCTGATAATCTACCGGACATGAGCGGTGGCCAGCTGCAGGCAATCTTTGCCGCAAGAGCAAAGATTGATCATGAGATCTGCATCACCCCACTGGACACGCCTTTGGTTGCACCTGCCGACCTACCGTTTATGCCTTTCCAGCATAAAGCTTCTAGCTATTCCAAGGGTCTGCGTTTCAACATCTACAACAACAAATGGGGCACCAACTTCCCCATGTGGTGGGACGGCGACTTTCAGGCTCGCTTTGAGTTGGAAATCGCAGTGTAG
- a CDS encoding CehA/McbA family metallohydrolase, which produces MSETLAHRHFKQHISKADQVSDPYFYLDFEVPEGTTRFDVSLDYIPAKDCIIDLGCLDPEITEFPAISGFRGWSGGARNSFFIALDDATPGYVHGDIPAGTWKIILGLYKIPMTGADVKLSITFDQSPRNVAPQPVTPTPVRAGEGWYKGDLHCHTFHSDARGAPELLHAAAKQAGLDFLAISDHNTTTQRRYFHPHSCEELVFVRGMEVTTAVGHANVFGIDDWLDFRMTKPDHSHVVAQAAHDRGGLFSINHDKPPIDWTYELPETDCMEVWQSAWLMYNWVSLARYQKHLCDGHQISVIGGSDYHQPDQLMPEGPLVLARPTTVLWLNELSEKAILAAMKSGRGYVTEGPNGPHFSLTSGLATMGESVQADTCRFSVHVKCAKGDLLRWIDARGLRKQVLIPYDEMQLIFEETAHIFLRVEIVARKTHAALLAEFLAEFKNRKLPLGLMEEEILEQPIIRALSNPIYIKTE; this is translated from the coding sequence ATGAGTGAAACACTTGCCCACCGGCACTTCAAACAACATATTTCGAAGGCGGATCAGGTCTCTGATCCGTACTTCTATCTGGATTTTGAGGTGCCTGAAGGCACAACACGTTTCGACGTGTCGCTAGACTATATCCCTGCCAAAGATTGCATCATCGATCTTGGATGCCTTGACCCTGAGATTACGGAGTTTCCGGCAATCTCAGGGTTTCGCGGCTGGAGCGGGGGCGCCCGCAACAGCTTCTTTATCGCCCTGGATGATGCCACCCCGGGATACGTCCATGGTGATATTCCGGCCGGTACCTGGAAGATCATCCTCGGGCTCTACAAAATCCCGATGACTGGCGCGGATGTGAAACTTTCAATCACGTTCGATCAATCGCCAAGGAACGTTGCTCCGCAGCCCGTGACGCCAACCCCCGTGAGAGCGGGAGAAGGCTGGTACAAAGGTGATCTGCACTGCCACACCTTCCATTCTGATGCACGCGGCGCACCTGAGTTGCTCCATGCAGCGGCGAAACAGGCAGGTCTGGATTTTCTGGCAATTTCAGACCACAACACCACCACGCAGCGCCGGTATTTCCATCCTCATTCCTGCGAGGAACTCGTGTTTGTGCGAGGAATGGAAGTTACAACCGCGGTTGGTCATGCAAATGTATTCGGCATTGATGATTGGCTGGATTTTCGCATGACGAAGCCAGACCATTCCCATGTGGTCGCACAAGCTGCCCATGATCGCGGCGGCCTGTTCTCAATCAACCACGATAAACCGCCCATCGACTGGACTTATGAGCTGCCTGAGACCGATTGCATGGAAGTCTGGCAATCTGCATGGCTCATGTACAATTGGGTCTCGCTGGCACGTTACCAAAAACACTTGTGTGATGGACATCAGATCTCGGTGATTGGCGGAAGTGATTATCACCAACCAGACCAATTGATGCCGGAAGGTCCTCTGGTTTTGGCCCGTCCAACAACCGTGCTCTGGCTGAACGAATTGAGCGAAAAAGCGATTCTAGCTGCAATGAAATCAGGCCGCGGATATGTAACCGAAGGCCCGAATGGTCCGCACTTCTCACTCACCAGCGGACTGGCCACTATGGGGGAGAGTGTTCAAGCTGATACCTGTCGTTTCTCGGTGCATGTGAAATGCGCAAAGGGCGACTTGTTACGCTGGATTGATGCGAGGGGACTGCGCAAACAGGTCCTAATTCCCTACGATGAGATGCAGCTGATCTTCGAAGAAACAGCACATATATTCCTGAGGGTAGAGATCGTTGCCCGCAAAACCCACGCAGCCCTGCTTGCTGAGTTTTTGGCCGAGTTTAAAAACAGAAAACTTCCGCTTGGCCTAATGGAAGAAGAGATATTGGAACAGCCCATCATCAGGGCTCTTTCCAATCCAATTTATATAAAAACGGAATAG